One Nocardioides oleivorans DNA segment encodes these proteins:
- a CDS encoding DUF3224 domain-containing protein, giving the protein MHTEGTFTVTSFVPTELAPEPAIATGMPVGVARMEKDFAGGVTGRAATLFTAAFDQATGVGTYVAMESFEGALDGRTGSFNFAHSATTTGTDRLAPFFTIVPASGTGDLTGLTGSGGLTVDDDGTHRIWFDYELPA; this is encoded by the coding sequence ATGCACACCGAGGGCACCTTCACCGTCACGTCGTTCGTCCCCACCGAGCTCGCGCCCGAGCCCGCGATCGCGACGGGCATGCCCGTCGGCGTGGCCCGGATGGAGAAGGACTTCGCCGGCGGGGTGACGGGGAGGGCGGCCACCCTCTTCACCGCTGCCTTCGACCAGGCCACCGGCGTGGGCACCTACGTCGCGATGGAGTCGTTCGAGGGTGCGCTCGACGGCCGGACCGGCAGCTTCAACTTCGCGCACTCCGCCACCACGACCGGGACCGATCGGCTCGCGCCGTTCTTCACCATCGTGCCGGCGAGCGGCACCGGTGACCTCACCGGGCTGACCGGGTCCGGCGGACTGACCGTCGACGACGACGGCACGCACCGCATCTGGTTCGACTACGAGCTGCCTGCCTGA
- a CDS encoding metallophosphoesterase family protein: MTTSLLILADTHLPVRARDLPAEVWTAVDAAHVVVHAGDWVDVGLLDELDSRARRLVGVFGNNDHGELRTRLPEVARVEVGGVRIGVVHETGQARGREERMSALHPDLDVLVFGHSHIPWDSTTATGLRLLNPGSPTDRRRQPHCTYLTATAAHGELRDVTLHRLPRRV; encoded by the coding sequence ATGACCACCTCGTTGCTGATCCTGGCCGACACCCACCTGCCCGTGCGGGCCCGGGACCTGCCGGCGGAGGTGTGGACGGCCGTCGACGCGGCGCACGTCGTGGTGCACGCCGGCGACTGGGTCGACGTGGGCCTCCTCGACGAGCTCGACTCACGTGCGCGCCGCCTCGTCGGGGTCTTCGGCAACAACGACCACGGCGAGCTGCGCACCCGCCTGCCCGAGGTCGCGCGCGTGGAGGTCGGGGGCGTGCGGATCGGGGTCGTGCACGAGACCGGGCAAGCGAGGGGCCGCGAGGAGCGGATGAGCGCCCTCCACCCCGATCTCGACGTCCTGGTCTTCGGGCACAGCCACATCCCGTGGGACAGCACGACCGCCACCGGGCTGCGGCTGCTCAACCCGGGCTCACCGACCGACCGGCGGCGCCAGCCGCACTGCACCTACCTGACCGCGACGGCCGCCCACGGCGAGCTCCGCGACGTCACCCTGCACCGGCTGCCGCGACGGGTCTAG
- a CDS encoding LOG family protein, which produces MESIEVAVIGSARLGPDDEAYQDAVRLGGALAAEGWTVVTGGYGGLMGATSSGAAAAGGHTVGLPMSAWTHLAPHESNAEVRWAADYAERLRLLMAADAVVALPGGIGTLAEAAMVWGAAQTEPGAAQLVMVGRSWEAVRDVVGANLVADPADVAIARCVATVDDVVPAVREALARPSAARGGRG; this is translated from the coding sequence ATGGAGAGCATCGAGGTCGCCGTCATCGGGTCCGCCCGGCTCGGGCCGGACGACGAGGCCTACCAGGACGCCGTACGCCTCGGCGGGGCGCTCGCGGCGGAGGGCTGGACCGTCGTGACCGGCGGGTACGGCGGGCTGATGGGCGCGACCTCCTCGGGCGCCGCCGCGGCCGGCGGCCACACCGTCGGGCTGCCGATGTCGGCGTGGACGCACCTCGCGCCGCACGAGAGCAACGCCGAGGTCCGGTGGGCGGCCGACTACGCCGAGCGGCTGCGCCTGCTGATGGCCGCCGACGCGGTGGTGGCGCTGCCCGGTGGCATCGGCACCCTCGCCGAGGCGGCGATGGTGTGGGGCGCTGCCCAGACCGAGCCCGGCGCCGCCCAGCTCGTGATGGTCGGTCGGTCGTGGGAGGCCGTGCGTGACGTCGTCGGCGCGAACCTCGTCGCGGACCCCGCCGACGTCGCGATCGCGCGCTGCGTCGCGACGGTCGACGACGTCGTGCCGGCCGTGCGCGAGGCGCTCGCGCGCCCGTCGGCCGCGCGGGGTGGACGCGGCTGA
- a CDS encoding helix-turn-helix transcriptional regulator, producing MTTTTSRLLHLLSLLQSRRDWPGSLLAERLEVSDRTVRRDIERLREMGYSIGATMGPEGGYRLGAGSELPPLLFDDDQTVAVAVALQTAPAAGVGIEEGAIRALATIRQVMPSRLRHRLDALEVTAITGSAGSGTPAQVPVDVLVSLAGTVRAREVLRFDYAARDADPAAGTTSPPRRVEPHRIVTSRGRWYLLAWDLDRDDWRLFSVDRVTPRIPTGPRFTPREVPGGDVREFVSARFKGRDVNEWACRGTVILDLPAREVLPFAGDGTVRAVDETRCSLESGSWSWGSLAASLGRFEVPMEVVEPAELVEAFAELAARYATTARTGRSST from the coding sequence ATGACGACCACGACCTCGCGTCTGCTGCACCTGCTCTCCCTGCTGCAGAGCCGCCGGGACTGGCCGGGCTCGCTGCTGGCCGAGCGGCTGGAGGTCAGCGACCGCACGGTGCGACGCGACATCGAGCGGCTGCGCGAGATGGGCTACAGCATCGGGGCGACGATGGGCCCCGAGGGCGGCTACCGGCTCGGGGCGGGCAGCGAGCTCCCGCCGCTGCTGTTCGACGACGACCAGACCGTCGCGGTCGCCGTCGCGTTGCAGACCGCACCCGCCGCCGGGGTCGGGATCGAGGAGGGCGCGATCCGCGCCCTCGCCACGATCCGCCAGGTGATGCCGTCGCGGCTGCGCCACCGGCTCGACGCGCTCGAGGTCACCGCCATCACGGGCAGTGCCGGCAGCGGGACCCCCGCCCAGGTCCCGGTCGACGTGCTCGTCTCCCTCGCCGGCACCGTCCGTGCGCGCGAGGTCCTCCGCTTCGACTACGCCGCCCGTGACGCCGACCCGGCCGCAGGGACGACCTCGCCGCCCCGGCGCGTGGAACCGCACCGGATCGTCACCTCCCGGGGCCGGTGGTACCTCCTGGCGTGGGACCTCGACCGTGACGACTGGCGCCTGTTCAGCGTCGACCGGGTCACTCCCCGGATCCCCACCGGCCCGAGGTTCACGCCCCGCGAGGTCCCCGGCGGCGACGTGCGCGAGTTCGTCTCCGCGCGGTTCAAGGGCCGCGACGTGAACGAGTGGGCCTGCCGCGGGACCGTCATCCTCGACCTGCCCGCCCGCGAGGTCCTGCCGTTCGCGGGTGACGGGACCGTGCGCGCCGTCGACGAGACCCGGTGCAGCCTTGAGTCCGGCTCCTGGTCGTGGGGCTCGCTGGCCGCGTCCCTCGGCCGCTTCGAGGTCCCCATGGAGGTCGTCGAGCCCGCCGAGCTCGTCGAGGCCTTCGCCGAGCTCGCGGCCCGGTACGCCACCACGGCGCGGACCGGACGCTCCTCGACCTGA